The genome window GAGACGATGACGACATGCAGCAGCACGGAGTGGGCATGAAACCCGGCCAGGTTCCAACCGAAGAGGGCGTGGTCGAGCCCCACCGACAGCGTGAAGAGCGGTTGATAGAGACTGTAGTGGGTGCTGGTGAAGAGGGTCGCCAGCGCGGCGAGCTTGTCGTCACCCGCGAGTGCGGCGACCTGTGGGCTGTTGCGAATCAGTGCTTCGTTGTCGTACCGGATCCAGTAGTTCCCCGGCGTCGGGAGGTAGACGGCGAGCGTGGCTGCCGCGACGAGCAGCAGTGCGAGCAGGGCCCGCAACCGCGGGCTGGACGTGACTCCGGCAGGGGAATCCGGGCTCGTAGGCATGAGAATCGGCTCCCGAGTGCTGCGAAAGTTGGAGTCGGAGCAGCGCGCGAAGCGCCCGAGCGACGGATTCTGGCGTGGCGATCCGGGCGAGTCAAGGCGGCCCGGCGCGAAGATGCGCCCGTGACGACGGCACGCGCCGACTGCGGCGGACTAGGGGTTTCCGGAGATCTCGACCGGCTGGATCTTGAGTATGCGGGCCCACGCTGCGAGCAGGCTCCCCGGCAGGTCGAGGTCCGCGAAATGCGCCAGCACCTGCTCGCGGTTGGTGAAACTCCAGATGTCTTCCCAATCGGCGTAGCGCAGGAGGTGGGAGATCGCCCAGGCGCGTCTCTCCGCCGAACCCTCGATCAGGAGAAGGCGCAGCTCCTCGGCCGTGACCGGTTGGTCGGGAAAGAAGTAGAGCTTCGAGCCACGCTCGGTCTCCTGGGAGTCGGTGCGCGATCCTGCCATGTCGAAATCCAGTATAGCGGCAACAGTTCGCGATGCAACGCTTGACGCGCCGGTGGAGCTTCTGTAAATTGGCTCCCGCTGTGCTGGCGGGCATAACTCAGTTGGTAGAGTGCAAGCTTCCCAAGCTTGATGTCGCGGGTTCGAATCCCGTTGCCCGCTCCACGACTTTCGATGACTCCTGGCCTTCGAGAAAGGCCGCCCCTTGACCCGCACCTCCCTGATCCCCGCCGGAACCGAGCTCGCCGGCCGGTTGAAGTGCGCCTCGGACCTGCTCTGCGAAGGGAGCTTCGTCGGGGAGATCGAGGTTCAGGGTGATCTCACGATCGGCGCCGCAGGGTGTGTCGAAGGACCGCTCTCCGCGCGCACCGTGACCGTGATCGGCCAGGTGCGCGGCTGCGTTCATGGGGAGGAGCAGGTGGAACTGCGGCGCGGCGCGTCGGTCGAGGGCGACGTTTCGTCCGCCTGCGTGGTGCTCGCGGGCGGCTCCGACCTCGACGGACGCATCGACATCTCCGGCTGACCCGCTACTGGATCGTGCCGTCGATCGGCACGGTGATGAACGGCACTTTGGTGCTG of Thermoanaerobaculia bacterium contains these proteins:
- a CDS encoding polymer-forming cytoskeletal protein, translated to MTRTSLIPAGTELAGRLKCASDLLCEGSFVGEIEVQGDLTIGAAGCVEGPLSARTVTVIGQVRGCVHGEEQVELRRGASVEGDVSSACVVLAGGSDLDGRIDISG